GGCCGATTCGACCAGGAATGCCGGACCCCGGTGGCCGCTGGGGTGGACGGCGGTGGCCCGGTTCGCCGGGTCCGTGAGATCCGCCACGGGGACGGTGAAGACGCGGGCGGTCTCGTTCGGGTCCACGACGCCGACCGGGCTGGGCTCGCGCCACCAGCCGAGGACGGGCGTGACGACGAAGCCGCTGACCGGGATGTAGAGGGCGGGCAGGACGCCGAAGAGCTGGACGCCCGCCGGGTCGAGGCCGGTCTCCTCCTCGGCCTCGCGCAGCGCGGCCCGCAGCGGGCCGTCGCCGTGCGGGTCGCCGTCCTCCGGGTCGAGGGCGCCGCCGGGGAAGGAGGGCTGCCCGGCGTGCGAGCGCAGGGAGCCGGCGCGCTCCATGAGCAGCAGCTCGGGACCGCGTTCGCCCTCGCCGAAGAGGATCAGCACGGCCGACTGCCGCCCCGAGCCGTTCTCCGGCGGCAGGAAGCGGCTGAGCTGGCGCGGCTCGATCGTCTCCGCCGCCCACGCCACCGGCTCCAGCCAGGCCGGCAGTCCCCGCCTGCTCGGCGTCACCGAGCCGCCCTGCGTGTCGCGCGTGTGCGTCATGGCCTCCCCGTCCTGCCGTGTCCAACGCCCGAGGGCACCGGGATCGTTCCGCCCGCGGCGGCGGCCCCCGTCATCCGGCCGTGAGCGGCGGGGCGGGCCGGCCGCCGGCGTCCAGGTAGGCCTGCGGGGGGTTGAGGCGCTGGCCCGGGAAGCCGCCCTTCTCGTACTTGAGGAGCTTCTCGGCCTTTTCCGGGTCGGTCTCGCCCTCGCCGTAGGCCGGGCAGAGCGGGGCGATGGGGCAGGCGCCGCAGGCGGGCTTGCGGGCGTGGCAGATGCGGCGACCGTGCCAGATCACGTGGTGGGACAGGTCGGTCCACTCGTTCTTGGGGAAGAGCGCGCTGACGGCGGCCTCGATCTTCTCGGGATCGGTCGCCCCGGTCCACCGCCAGCGCCGCACGAGCCGCTGGAAGTGCGTGTCCACGGTGATCCCGGGCCGCCCGAAGGCGTTGCCGAGGACGACGAAGGCGGTCTTGCGACCGACGCCGGGCAGCGTGACCAGGTCCTCCAGCCGGCCGGGGACCTCTCCGCCGAACTCCTCGACGAGGGCCTTGGACAGCCCTATGACCGAGCGGGTCTTGGCGCGGAAGAAGCCGCAGGGGCGCAGGATCGCCTCGACCTCCTCCGGGTCGGCCGCGGCCAGGTCCTCGGGCGTGGGGTACGCGGCGAAGAGCGCCGGAGTGGTCTGGTTGACGCGCAGGTCGGTGGTCTGGGCCGACAGGACCGTGGCGACCAGGAGCTGGAAGGGGTTCTCGAAGTCCAGCTCGGGGTGGGCGTACGGATAGACCTCGGCCAGTTCGCGGTTGATCCGGCGGGCGCGGCGCACCAGGGCGGTGCGGGATTCGGCGGCCGGTACTTCTTCAGCCGTTAGCTTTTTGTCGGATTTCACCCTTTTATTACTTCCTTCGGGGCCCTGTTCGCCCATAGCGGAAACACTCCGTGCATCCCCCGCCCGGCCTCCCAAGCCTGCGCTCTCACCGGCGATTCGGGCACCCGGCCAGCCTAGAGCCCGGTACCCGCATCCGCCCCGGACCCGGAGGATCGGCGCCCGATCGGGCCCCTGCCGCTTACCCCGGGACACCCGTGCGGCATCCTTGTGACAGATCACACTGTTTGGACCGCCCGGCACAATGGGGAACACGGTCCCCTGGCAGACGGGGGAGCAAGCCCCCTGAGCAGGTCGACAAGGAGAGAACTCGTGGACGACGTTCTGCGGCGCAACCCGCTCTTCGCGGCTCTCGACGACGAGCAGGCCGCGGAGCTTCGCGCCTCCATGAGTGAGGTGACCCTCGCACGCGGCGACTCCCTGTTCCACGAGGGCGACCCCGGCGACCGGCTGTACGTCGTCACCGAAGGCAAGGTCAAGCTGCACCGCACCTCCCCCGACGGCCGCGAGAACATGCTCGCCGTCGTCGGCCCCGGCGAGCTGATCGGCGAGCTGTCCCTGTTCGACCCGGGCCCGCGCACGGCGACCGCGACCGCGCTGACCGAGGTCAAGCTGCTCGGGCTGGGCCACGGCGACCTCCAGCCCTGGCTGAACGCGCGCCCCGAGGTGGCCGGCGCCCTGCTGCGCGCCGTCGCGCGCCGGCTGCGCAAGACCAACGACG
This is a stretch of genomic DNA from Streptomyces sp. TG1A-8. It encodes these proteins:
- a CDS encoding CoA pyrophosphatase, with the protein product MTHTRDTQGGSVTPSRRGLPAWLEPVAWAAETIEPRQLSRFLPPENGSGRQSAVLILFGEGERGPELLLMERAGSLRSHAGQPSFPGGALDPEDGDPHGDGPLRAALREAEEETGLDPAGVQLFGVLPALYIPVSGFVVTPVLGWWREPSPVGVVDPNETARVFTVPVADLTDPANRATAVHPSGHRGPAFLVESALVWGFTAGVIDRLLHFAGWERPWDRDKQVPLDWRS
- the nth gene encoding endonuclease III, translating into MGEQGPEGSNKRVKSDKKLTAEEVPAAESRTALVRRARRINRELAEVYPYAHPELDFENPFQLLVATVLSAQTTDLRVNQTTPALFAAYPTPEDLAAADPEEVEAILRPCGFFRAKTRSVIGLSKALVEEFGGEVPGRLEDLVTLPGVGRKTAFVVLGNAFGRPGITVDTHFQRLVRRWRWTGATDPEKIEAAVSALFPKNEWTDLSHHVIWHGRRICHARKPACGACPIAPLCPAYGEGETDPEKAEKLLKYEKGGFPGQRLNPPQAYLDAGGRPAPPLTAG
- a CDS encoding Crp/Fnr family transcriptional regulator yields the protein MDDVLRRNPLFAALDDEQAAELRASMSEVTLARGDSLFHEGDPGDRLYVVTEGKVKLHRTSPDGRENMLAVVGPGELIGELSLFDPGPRTATATALTEVKLLGLGHGDLQPWLNARPEVAGALLRAVARRLRKTNDAMSDLVFSDVPGRVARALLDLSRRFGVQSEEGIHVVHDLTQEELAQLVGASRETVNKALADFAQRGWLRLEARAVILLDVERLAKRSR